One window of the Fusobacterium animalis 7_1 genome contains the following:
- the tnpA gene encoding IS200/IS605 family transposase, translated as MDKNSLTHTKWNCKYHIVFTSKYRRQAIYGKIKKDIGAILRKLCEFKGVEIIEASACVDHIHMLVSIPPKIAVSTFMGYLKGKSSLMIFDKYANLKYKYGNRTFWYRGYYVDTVGRNKERIAQYIKNQIEEDKIMDQMTLKEYFDPFNVEKK; from the coding sequence ATGGACAAAAATAGTTTAACACATACAAAGTGGAATTGTAAATATCACATAGTATTCACATCAAAATATAGAAGGCAAGCAATATATGGAAAGATAAAAAAAGATATAGGAGCAATATTAAGAAAACTTTGTGAATTCAAAGGTGTAGAAATAATAGAAGCAAGTGCATGTGTAGATCATATACATATGTTAGTGAGCATACCACCAAAGATAGCAGTATCAACATTTATGGGATATTTAAAAGGAAAGAGTTCATTAATGATATTTGACAAGTATGCGAACTTAAAATATAAATATGGGAATAGAACTTTTTGGTACAGAGGTTATTATGTAGATACAGTAGGAAGAAATAAAGAAAGGATTGCACAGTATATAAAGAATCAGATAGAAGAAGATAAAATAATGGATCAAATGACATTAAAAGAATATTTTGATCCTTTCAATGTTGAAAAGAAATAA
- a CDS encoding Hsp33 family molecular chaperone HslO, whose protein sequence is MGRLIRGISKNARFFVADTTDVVQEALDIHKYDEYSMKIFGKFCTLAILMGATLKGDDKLTITTNTDGYIKNITVTSDANGNVKGYLVNTSEGNFDGLGKGIMRVIRDMGLKEPYVAISDIDYSNLPNDISAFFYNSEQIPTVISLAEECTNDGMVLCAGAFMVQLLPNADEDFITKLERKAEAIRPMNELMKGGMSLEQIINLLYDDMDTEDDSLVEEYEILEEKEIKYSCDCSAERFQKGIMTLGKDELKHIFEEEKEIEAECQFCGKKYKFTEKDFEDILKK, encoded by the coding sequence ATGGGAAGATTGATTAGAGGAATAAGTAAGAATGCTAGATTTTTTGTAGCAGATACAACAGATGTAGTTCAAGAAGCCTTAGATATACATAAATATGATGAATATTCTATGAAAATATTTGGAAAATTTTGTACTTTGGCAATTTTGATGGGTGCAACTTTAAAAGGTGATGATAAATTAACTATTACAACTAATACAGATGGTTATATAAAAAATATAACAGTAACCTCAGATGCTAATGGAAATGTAAAAGGTTATCTTGTAAATACTAGTGAGGGAAATTTTGACGGTTTAGGTAAAGGGATAATGAGAGTAATCAGAGATATGGGACTAAAAGAACCTTATGTAGCTATCAGTGATATAGATTATTCAAATTTACCTAATGATATAAGTGCATTTTTCTATAATTCAGAGCAAATTCCAACAGTGATTTCACTTGCAGAAGAATGTACAAACGATGGAATGGTTTTGTGTGCAGGAGCCTTTATGGTTCAATTGCTTCCTAATGCAGACGAAGATTTTATAACTAAATTAGAAAGAAAAGCAGAAGCTATAAGACCTATGAATGAGCTTATGAAAGGCGGAATGTCACTTGAACAAATAATAAATCTTCTATATGATGATATGGACACAGAGGATGATAGTTTAGTTGAAGAATATGAAATCTTGGAAGAAAAAGAAATAAAATATAGTTGTGATTGCAGTGCTGAAAGATTTCAAAAAGGTATTATGACACTTGGGAAAGATGAATTAAAACATATTTTTGAAGAAGAAAAAGAAATTGAAGCTGAATGTCAATTCTGTGGTAAAAAATACAAATTTACTGAAAAAGATTTTGAAGATATATTGAAGAAATAA
- a CDS encoding TIGR00282 family metallophosphoesterase — translation MKVLVVGDIVGRPGRNTLQVFLEKYKDNYDFIIVNGENSAAGFGITIKIADEFLSWGVDVISGGNHSWDKKEIYEYMDNSDRILRPANYPEGVSGKGYTILEDKKGNKIALISLQGRVFMNAVDCPFRTARKVIDEISKTTKNIIVDFHAEATSEKIALGKYLDGDISLFYGTHTHVQTADERILNNGTGYISDIGMTGSQNGVIGTNLETIINKFLTSLPQKFEVAEGDEQLCGIEVEIDEKTGKCQKIERIKWSENEGFRS, via the coding sequence ATGAAAGTATTAGTAGTAGGAGATATAGTAGGAAGACCTGGAAGAAATACTTTACAGGTGTTTTTAGAAAAATATAAAGATAATTATGATTTCATTATAGTAAATGGAGAAAATTCAGCAGCTGGTTTTGGAATTACAATAAAAATAGCAGATGAGTTTTTATCTTGGGGAGTAGATGTAATAAGTGGAGGAAATCATAGCTGGGATAAAAAAGAAATTTATGAATATATGGATAATTCAGACAGAATTTTAAGACCAGCTAATTATCCAGAAGGAGTTTCTGGAAAAGGTTATACAATATTAGAAGATAAAAAGGGAAATAAAATTGCATTAATATCTTTACAAGGCAGAGTTTTTATGAATGCTGTTGATTGTCCTTTTAGAACTGCAAGAAAAGTAATAGATGAAATTTCAAAAACAACTAAAAATATAATAGTAGATTTTCATGCAGAGGCAACTTCTGAAAAGATTGCACTAGGAAAATACTTAGATGGAGATATTTCACTTTTCTATGGAACTCATACTCATGTACAGACAGCTGATGAAAGAATATTAAATAATGGAACTGGATATATTTCAGATATAGGAATGACAGGTTCTCAAAATGGAGTTATAGGAACAAATTTAGAAACTATAATAAATAAATTTTTAACTTCATTACCACAAAAATTTGAGGTTGCAGAAGGGGATGAACAACTATGTGGGATAGAAGTAGAAATTGACGAAAAAACTGGAAAATGTCAAAAAATAGAAAGAATAAAATGGAGTGAAAATGAAGGTTTTAGAAGCTAA
- a CDS encoding RNA-binding domain-containing protein produces MNNEKTKLSFDLKKIKENENIELKKADNNLPNSLWETYSAFCNTSGGIIILGIEEEKNGDNIIIGINDIDKMEKDIWNTANNLAKVSYNVIGNGDIYKVKIDDKNIMILDIKEAPHNKKPVYLNRKIENTYIRRGEADKKADNDEIGTLMAMATPKPLLLDNFSMKDLDSETVSKFRKIIEERYPEKNYKNLNDEDFLKEIGAIRLDRKNNIYKITDGCLLLLGKYISITDYFSKFHLDFFYRDKDNERWKDRVSSDLPNSYGEMNIFNFYNIVFEKIKIFLKEPFALNEEKVRVSNTSLLIEAIREALVNTLIHADYLQNFPKVKIEMFEGWINFENSGKMLITKDEYVQGGNSVIRNEILVQLVRLIGIAERQGFGGVKICKTSESLFKQQPEIITDLRETKLKLWTVDALHFREDLSVLDKKIYHIFLKNNQPLTRKEIISISENTEHFVKKSLINLLEKGLITTIGNGRSTKYEISFGTQGYLTKIQMKLQTLAKLNNLLSED; encoded by the coding sequence ATGAATAATGAAAAAACAAAGCTTTCTTTTGATTTAAAAAAAATAAAAGAAAATGAAAATATAGAGTTAAAAAAAGCTGATAATAATCTTCCTAATTCTTTGTGGGAAACCTATTCAGCATTTTGTAATACTTCAGGTGGAATTATTATTTTAGGAATTGAAGAAGAGAAAAATGGAGATAATATCATAATTGGTATTAATGATATTGATAAAATGGAAAAAGATATTTGGAATACAGCTAATAACTTGGCAAAAGTAAGTTATAATGTTATTGGAAATGGGGATATTTATAAAGTTAAAATAGATGATAAAAATATTATGATATTAGATATAAAAGAAGCACCTCATAATAAGAAACCTGTATATCTAAATAGAAAAATTGAAAATACCTATATTCGTAGAGGAGAAGCTGATAAAAAAGCTGATAATGATGAAATAGGAACTTTGATGGCAATGGCAACACCAAAACCACTGTTACTTGATAATTTTTCCATGAAAGATTTAGATAGTGAAACAGTTAGTAAATTTAGAAAGATTATAGAAGAAAGGTATCCTGAGAAGAATTATAAAAACTTAAATGATGAAGATTTTTTAAAAGAAATAGGAGCAATAAGACTTGATAGAAAAAATAATATATATAAAATTACAGATGGATGTTTATTACTTTTAGGAAAATATATATCTATAACAGATTACTTTTCAAAGTTTCATTTGGACTTTTTCTATCGTGATAAGGATAATGAGAGATGGAAAGATAGGGTTTCTTCTGATTTACCAAATTCATATGGTGAAATGAATATCTTTAATTTTTATAACATTGTATTTGAAAAGATAAAAATATTTTTAAAAGAGCCGTTTGCTTTAAATGAAGAAAAAGTAAGAGTGTCTAATACAAGCCTTTTGATAGAAGCTATAAGAGAAGCATTGGTAAACACACTTATTCATGCAGATTATTTGCAAAATTTTCCAAAAGTAAAAATAGAAATGTTTGAAGGGTGGATAAATTTTGAAAATTCTGGAAAAATGCTGATTACTAAAGACGAATATGTTCAAGGTGGAAATTCAGTAATTAGAAATGAAATATTGGTGCAATTGGTAAGATTAATTGGAATAGCTGAAAGACAAGGCTTTGGCGGAGTAAAAATATGTAAAACTTCTGAAAGTTTGTTTAAACAACAGCCAGAAATTATAACAGATTTAAGAGAAACTAAATTGAAATTATGGACTGTTGATGCATTACATTTTAGAGAAGATTTATCTGTACTAGATAAAAAAATATATCATATATTTTTGAAAAATAATCAGCCTTTAACAAGAAAAGAAATTATATCTATTAGTGAAAATACGGAACATTTTGTAAAAAAATCTTTAATAAATCTTCTTGAAAAGGGATTAATAACAACAATTGGAAATGGGCGTTCAACAAAATATGAAATTAGTTTTGGAACACAGGGATATTTAACAAAAATACAAATGAAGTTACAAACATTAGCAAAATTAAATAATTTACTTTCAGAAGATTAA
- the prmA gene encoding 50S ribosomal protein L11 methyltransferase: MKVLEAKIIYESDDLEKYKKIISDIFYNFGVTGLKIEEPILNKDPLNFYKDEKQFLISENSVSAYFPLNIYSEKRKKVLEETFAEKFSEDEDIVYNLDFYEYDEEDYQNSWKKYLFVEKVSEKFVVKPTWREYEKQDNELVIELDPGRAFGTGSHPTTSLLLKLMEKQDFSNKSVIDIGTGSGILMIAGKLLGASEVYGTDIDEFSMEVAKENLILNNISLNDVKLLKGNLLEVIENKKFDIVLCNILADVLVRLLDEIKYILKENSIVLFSGIIEDKLEEVTKKAEEVGLEVVEIKTDKEWRAVYFKRK; encoded by the coding sequence ATGAAGGTTTTAGAAGCTAAAATTATCTATGAAAGTGATGATTTAGAAAAATACAAGAAAATAATTTCAGATATATTCTATAATTTTGGAGTTACAGGCTTAAAAATAGAAGAGCCTATTTTAAATAAGGACCCTTTAAATTTCTATAAAGATGAGAAACAATTTTTAATATCTGAAAATTCAGTATCAGCTTATTTTCCATTGAATATTTACTCAGAAAAAAGAAAAAAAGTTTTAGAAGAAACTTTTGCTGAAAAGTTTTCAGAAGATGAAGATATAGTATATAACTTAGATTTTTATGAATATGATGAGGAAGATTACCAAAATAGCTGGAAAAAATATCTTTTTGTAGAAAAGGTAAGTGAAAAATTTGTAGTAAAGCCAACTTGGAGAGAATATGAAAAACAAGACAATGAACTTGTTATAGAGCTAGACCCAGGTAGAGCCTTTGGAACAGGTTCACACCCCACAACTTCACTTCTATTAAAGTTAATGGAAAAACAAGATTTTTCTAATAAATCTGTAATAGATATAGGTACAGGTTCTGGTATACTTATGATAGCAGGGAAACTTTTAGGAGCTAGTGAAGTCTATGGAACAGATATAGATGAATTTTCTATGGAAGTTGCTAAGGAAAATTTGATTTTAAATAATATTTCTTTAAATGATGTAAAACTTTTAAAGGGAAATTTGCTTGAAGTTATTGAAAATAAAAAGTTCGATATAGTTTTATGTAATATTTTAGCAGATGTTTTAGTAAGGTTACTTGATGAAATCAAATACATCTTAAAAGAAAATTCAATAGTTCTATTTTCTGGAATAATTGAAGATAAATTAGAAGAAGTTACTAAAAAAGCAGAGGAAGTTGGACTTGAAGTAGTTGAAATTAAGACTGATAAAGAATGGAGGGCTGTTTATTTTAAAAGAAAATAA
- the trmB gene encoding tRNA (guanosine(46)-N7)-methyltransferase TrmB, producing MYNLLKKIALTLYRPFMKEKMKTFINKRLNQDFSDLKDEEYIWIHCSSVGEVNLSEDLVKKFYSISRKNILISVFTDTGYENAVKKYSDKKKIKVIYFPVDDKKKINEILNKIKLKLLVLVETELWPNLINEVNKKNSRIIVVNGRISDRSYPRYKKLKFLLKSMLQKIDFFYMQSEIDKERIISLGADGNKTENVGNLKFSISLEKYSDIEKEEYRKFLNVGDRKVFVAGSTRTGEDEVILDVFKKLKNYVLIIVPRHLDRLAKIENLIKENNLTYVKYSELENKVSTGKEYIILVDKMGVLRKLYSISDIAFVGGTLVNIGGHNLLEPLFYRKAVIFGKYTQNVVDIAKEILRRKIGFQVENVEEFVKAIENIENEKNSDEEINSFFEENRLIALNIVKKENLIMNNIKEEAKDLWKHFFHSEKSNYNMYMYKLLDYPEYIMYDNNVIKEKKSKWSEYFGNSNPIAVEIGTGSGNFMYELAERNPNKNFIGLELRFKRLVLAAQKCKKRNIKNVVFLRKRGEELEDFLADNEISEMYINFPDPWEGTEKNRIIQERLFKTLDKIMKKGGMLYFKTDHDIYYNDVLELVKTLDNYEVIYHTSDLHNSEKAENNIKTEFELLFLHKHNKNINYIEIKKIV from the coding sequence ATGTACAATTTATTGAAGAAAATAGCTTTAACCTTATATAGACCTTTTATGAAAGAGAAAATGAAAACTTTTATAAACAAAAGGTTAAATCAGGATTTTTCAGATTTAAAAGATGAAGAATATATATGGATACATTGTTCATCAGTTGGGGAAGTTAATCTATCAGAAGATTTAGTTAAAAAATTCTATTCAATTTCTAGGAAGAATATATTAATTTCAGTTTTCACTGACACAGGTTATGAAAATGCTGTGAAAAAATATTCTGATAAGAAAAAGATAAAAGTTATATATTTTCCAGTAGATGATAAAAAGAAGATAAATGAAATTTTAAATAAAATAAAATTAAAACTTTTAGTTCTTGTTGAAACAGAGCTTTGGCCTAACCTTATAAATGAAGTTAATAAGAAAAATTCTAGAATTATAGTTGTAAATGGTAGAATATCAGATAGAAGTTATCCACGATATAAGAAACTTAAATTTTTATTAAAATCTATGTTGCAAAAAATAGATTTTTTCTATATGCAATCAGAAATAGATAAAGAAAGAATTATAAGTTTAGGTGCTGATGGGAATAAAACTGAAAATGTAGGGAATTTAAAGTTTAGTATATCTCTTGAAAAATATTCTGATATTGAAAAAGAGGAATATAGAAAGTTTTTGAATGTTGGAGATAGAAAAGTTTTTGTTGCAGGTAGTACAAGAACAGGTGAAGATGAAGTAATTTTAGATGTCTTTAAAAAATTAAAAAACTATGTTTTAATAATAGTTCCAAGACATTTAGATAGACTAGCTAAAATAGAAAATTTAATAAAAGAAAATAATCTAACTTATGTAAAATATAGTGAATTGGAAAATAAGGTTTCAACAGGAAAAGAATATATAATCTTAGTAGATAAAATGGGAGTTCTTAGAAAACTATACTCTATTTCTGATATTGCATTTGTTGGAGGTACTTTGGTAAATATTGGAGGACATAATTTACTTGAACCACTATTTTATAGAAAGGCAGTTATCTTTGGAAAATATACTCAAAATGTTGTGGATATTGCAAAAGAAATTTTAAGAAGAAAAATAGGTTTCCAAGTTGAAAATGTTGAAGAATTTGTAAAAGCAATAGAAAATATTGAAAATGAAAAAAACTCAGATGAAGAAATTAATTCTTTCTTTGAAGAAAATAGGCTGATAGCATTAAATATTGTTAAAAAGGAAAATTTAATTATGAATAACATAAAAGAAGAAGCAAAAGATTTATGGAAGCATTTTTTCCATTCAGAGAAATCAAATTATAATATGTATATGTATAAATTGCTTGATTATCCTGAATACATAATGTATGATAATAATGTAATAAAAGAAAAGAAATCAAAATGGAGTGAGTATTTTGGAAATTCTAATCCAATAGCAGTGGAAATAGGTACTGGAAGTGGAAATTTTATGTATGAACTTGCAGAGAGAAATCCTAATAAAAACTTTATTGGCTTAGAATTGAGATTTAAAAGATTGGTATTAGCTGCTCAAAAATGTAAAAAAAGAAATATAAAAAATGTAGTTTTCCTTAGAAAAAGAGGGGAAGAATTGGAAGATTTCTTAGCTGATAATGAAATATCTGAAATGTATATAAATTTCCCAGACCCTTGGGAAGGGACAGAGAAGAATAGAATTATCCAAGAAAGATTATTTAAAACTTTGGATAAGATTATGAAAAAAGGTGGAATGCTATACTTTAAAACTGACCATGATATATATTATAATGATGTTTTAGAGTTGGTAAAAACTTTGGATAATTATGAAGTAATTTATCATACTTCTGATTTACATAATTCAGAAAAAGCAGAAAATAATATAAAAACAGAGTTTGAGCTATTATTTTTACATAAACATAATAAAAATATAAATTATATTGAAATTAAAAAAATAGTTTAA
- the cmk gene encoding (d)CMP kinase: MDNIIVAIDGPAGSGKSTIAKLIAKKFNFTYIDTGAMYRMITLYLLENNIDLDDLKEIEKVLKNINLDMQGNKFYLNDVDVSTKIREKRINENVSKVASIKIVRDNLVNLQRKISNNKNVILDGRDIGTVVFPNAKVKIFLVATAEERARRRYNEFLEKKVEITYDEVLKSLKERDYIDSTRKESPLKKADDAIELDTTNLTIEDVINFISKEIEKNIN, from the coding sequence ATGGATAATATAATAGTTGCAATAGATGGACCAGCAGGAAGTGGAAAAAGTACAATAGCAAAACTTATTGCTAAAAAATTTAATTTTACATATATAGACACTGGTGCAATGTATAGAATGATAACTCTTTATCTTTTAGAAAATAATATAGATTTAGATGATTTAAAAGAGATAGAAAAAGTATTGAAAAATATAAATTTGGATATGCAGGGAAATAAATTTTATCTAAATGATGTTGATGTCAGTACAAAGATAAGAGAAAAAAGAATAAATGAAAATGTATCAAAAGTTGCAAGTATTAAGATAGTTAGAGATAATTTAGTAAATTTACAAAGAAAAATTAGCAATAATAAAAATGTTATCTTAGATGGTAGAGATATTGGAACTGTTGTATTTCCTAATGCAAAAGTAAAAATATTTTTAGTTGCAACTGCCGAAGAAAGAGCAAGAAGAAGATATAATGAATTTCTTGAAAAGAAAGTTGAAATAACTTATGATGAGGTTTTAAAATCTTTAAAAGAAAGAGATTATATAGATAGCACAAGAAAAGAAAGTCCATTAAAAAAAGCTGATGATGCTATTGAGTTGGATACTACAAACTTAACAATAGAAGATGTAATAAACTTTATATCAAAAGAAATTGAAAAAAATATAAATTAA
- a CDS encoding helix-hairpin-helix domain-containing protein has translation MKKLMLLLGIFGLFSLSLYPAPDLSNNDYKIIMSSQNMKNEKEELMDINKVSEQDMLARKVSKSYVSKIMEYREITGGFDKLEDMKRIKGIGDATYQKLSKVFKIGSAPAKKMLNINSADEITLKYYGFSKKEIKKIQKYLDKNDRITDNIEFQKIVNKKTYERLKDLINYDGGKR, from the coding sequence ATGAAAAAGTTAATGTTATTGTTAGGAATATTTGGCTTGTTTTCTTTAAGTTTGTATCCAGCACCAGATTTAAGCAACAATGATTACAAAATAATTATGAGTTCTCAAAATATGAAAAATGAAAAAGAAGAACTTATGGATATTAATAAGGTTAGTGAACAAGATATGTTAGCTAGAAAAGTATCTAAAAGTTATGTTAGTAAAATTATGGAATATCGAGAAATAACTGGTGGTTTTGATAAATTAGAAGATATGAAAAGAATAAAAGGTATAGGAGATGCAACTTATCAAAAATTATCTAAAGTTTTTAAGATAGGTTCAGCACCAGCTAAAAAGATGTTAAATATTAATTCTGCTGATGAGATAACTTTAAAATATTATGGCTTTTCTAAAAAAGAGATTAAAAAAATTCAAAAATATTTAGATAAAAATGATAGAATAACTGATAATATTGAATTTCAAAAGATAGTAAATAAAAAGACTTATGAAAGATTAAAAGATTTAATCAATTATGATGGAGGAAAAAGATAA
- a CDS encoding adenylosuccinate synthase has protein sequence MAGYVVVGTQWGDEGKGKIIDVLSEKADYVVRFQGGNNAGHTVVVDGEKFVLQLLPSGVLQAGTCVIGPGVVVDPKVFLDEIDRIEKRGAKTDHVIISDRAHVVMPYHIEMDKIRESVEDRIKIGTTKKGIGPCYADKISRDGIRMADLLDIKQFEEKLRYNLKEKNEIFTKIYGLEPLDFDKIFEEYKGYAEKIKHRIVDTIPIVNKALNENKLVLFEGAQAMMLDINYGTYPYVTSSSPTLGGVTTGAGISPRKIDKGIGVMKAYTTRVGEGPFVTEIKGEFGDKIRGIGGEYGAVTGRPRRCGWLDLVVGRYATEINGLTDIVMTKIDVLSGLGKLKICTAYEIDGKIHEYVPADTKSLDRAIPIYEELDGWDEDITQIKKYEDLPVNCRKYIERVQEILACPISVVSVGPDRSQNIHIREI, from the coding sequence ATGGCTGGTTATGTTGTAGTAGGTACTCAATGGGGAGATGAAGGAAAAGGTAAAATTATTGATGTTTTATCAGAAAAAGCTGATTATGTAGTAAGATTTCAAGGTGGGAATAATGCAGGTCATACAGTTGTAGTAGATGGAGAAAAATTTGTTCTACAACTTTTGCCTTCTGGTGTTCTTCAAGCTGGTACTTGTGTAATTGGACCAGGTGTTGTTGTTGACCCTAAGGTTTTCCTAGACGAAATAGATAGAATAGAAAAAAGAGGAGCCAAGACAGATCATGTAATTATAAGTGATAGAGCACATGTAGTTATGCCTTATCATATAGAAATGGATAAAATCAGAGAAAGTGTTGAAGACAGAATAAAGATAGGTACAACTAAAAAAGGAATAGGACCTTGTTATGCTGATAAAATTTCAAGAGATGGTATAAGAATGGCTGATTTACTTGATATAAAACAATTTGAAGAAAAGTTGAGATATAATTTAAAAGAAAAAAATGAAATATTTACAAAAATTTATGGTTTAGAACCACTTGATTTTGATAAGATTTTTGAAGAATACAAAGGATATGCTGAAAAAATAAAGCACAGAATAGTAGATACAATTCCAATAGTAAATAAAGCATTAAATGAAAACAAACTTGTATTGTTTGAAGGTGCACAAGCTATGATGCTTGACATTAACTATGGAACTTATCCTTATGTTACTTCATCATCTCCTACACTTGGAGGAGTTACAACAGGAGCAGGAATTTCTCCTAGAAAGATTGATAAAGGAATAGGTGTAATGAAAGCCTATACAACAAGAGTTGGAGAAGGTCCATTTGTAACTGAAATTAAAGGAGAATTTGGAGATAAAATCAGAGGAATTGGTGGAGAATATGGAGCTGTTACTGGTAGACCAAGAAGATGTGGTTGGCTTGATTTAGTTGTTGGAAGATATGCAACTGAAATAAATGGTTTAACTGATATAGTTATGACTAAAATAGATGTTTTGAGTGGATTAGGAAAATTAAAAATTTGTACTGCCTATGAAATAGATGGAAAAATTCATGAATATGTCCCTGCTGACACAAAATCTTTGGATAGAGCTATACCTATATATGAAGAGCTTGATGGTTGGGATGAAGATATAACTCAAATCAAAAAATATGAAGATTTACCAGTAAATTGTAGAAAATATATAGAAAGAGTACAAGAGATTTTAGCTTGTCCTATATCTGTTGTATCTGTTGGACCAGATAGAAGTCAAAATATACATATAAGAGAAATATAA
- a CDS encoding SH3 domain-containing protein, protein MKKILLFLMFLILSLTSLAERFVVSSKDGYANLRKEATTNSKVIMKVDNSTQITLLFKNGDWYYVEIFKNNPLLYAEGYIHKSQLELHPETYVVFSKDGYANLRRGTTINSEILDVLDNGEYVTKLDEVGEWYRVEYAAFDGGYIHKSQLKKYTK, encoded by the coding sequence ATGAAAAAAATTTTGTTGTTTTTGATGTTTTTAATTTTATCCTTAACAAGTTTAGCCGAAAGGTTTGTTGTGTCCTCAAAAGATGGTTATGCAAATCTTAGAAAAGAGGCAACAACAAATTCAAAAGTTATAATGAAAGTAGATAATAGTACACAAATAACCTTGCTCTTTAAAAATGGTGATTGGTATTATGTAGAGATTTTTAAAAATAATCCACTGCTATATGCAGAAGGCTATATACATAAAAGCCAATTAGAGCTTCATCCTGAAACTTATGTAGTATTTTCAAAAGATGGTTATGCAAACCTTAGAAGAGGAACTACAATAAATTCAGAAATACTTGATGTTTTAGATAATGGAGAATATGTAACAAAATTGGATGAAGTTGGAGAATGGTATCGGGTTGAATATGCTGCCTTTGATGGAGGCTATATACACAAAAGCCAATTAAAAAAATATACAAAATAA